In Janibacter cremeus, a genomic segment contains:
- a CDS encoding MFS transporter encodes MTSPSPLATSPSRFSPALVIATLCLGSLSGAVMQSLVIPIQGQLPRLLGTDAGSASWAITATLLAAAITMPVSGRLADLFGKKQVLIVSAALLFVGSVVAALTSSLVPFLIGRVLQGMAMGYIPVAISMVREIAPRERQAGAVAAVSATMGVGGGLGLPLSAWIAQDYSWHGLFWFSAGLAVLVLITTVVVVPTVHDAYPAHINIPGIIGLAAGLSAVLIGVSKGSQWGWGSGSTLGSIAAGVVVLLVWGVYQLHHDDPIVDLRTTVRRPVLFTNIAALLIGFGMMAQAIVLPQLLEMPEATGYGLGQTLLQTGLWMAPGGLMMMVFAPVSSRLINGIGAKPTLAIGAVVTGAGYVVATGLMQAPWQLMVASLVASAGVGIGYAAMPTLILDNVPAHEAGASVGVNGLMRSVGTTVAGAVMAAILTSRTISLGGHIIPDETAFRICFVVGAGAAFAGALVCLFIPGKNAEQVAEPRRGMVLADA; translated from the coding sequence CCAGGGCCAGCTGCCACGACTGCTGGGGACCGATGCCGGCAGCGCATCCTGGGCGATCACCGCGACGCTGCTGGCGGCGGCCATCACGATGCCCGTCTCCGGGCGACTGGCCGACCTCTTCGGCAAGAAGCAGGTCCTCATCGTCTCGGCTGCTCTCCTGTTCGTCGGCTCCGTCGTCGCGGCCCTGACGAGCAGCCTGGTTCCCTTCCTCATCGGTCGGGTCCTGCAGGGCATGGCGATGGGTTACATCCCCGTGGCGATCAGCATGGTGCGTGAGATCGCCCCGAGGGAACGGCAAGCCGGAGCCGTCGCCGCGGTGAGCGCCACCATGGGCGTCGGCGGCGGACTGGGGCTGCCGCTGTCCGCGTGGATCGCCCAGGACTACTCCTGGCACGGCCTCTTCTGGTTCTCGGCCGGGCTGGCCGTGCTCGTCCTGATCACCACGGTCGTCGTCGTTCCCACCGTCCACGACGCCTACCCCGCGCACATCAACATTCCGGGCATCATCGGGCTCGCAGCAGGACTGTCAGCCGTCCTCATCGGGGTCAGCAAGGGTTCGCAGTGGGGCTGGGGCTCCGGCAGCACGCTGGGCAGCATCGCCGCCGGGGTGGTGGTCCTGCTCGTGTGGGGCGTCTACCAGCTCCACCACGACGACCCGATCGTCGACCTGCGTACGACCGTTCGGCGACCGGTTCTCTTCACCAACATCGCGGCCCTGCTCATCGGCTTCGGGATGATGGCCCAGGCGATCGTCCTCCCGCAGCTGCTCGAGATGCCCGAGGCCACTGGATACGGCCTCGGTCAGACCCTGCTGCAGACCGGACTGTGGATGGCCCCCGGCGGCCTGATGATGATGGTCTTCGCGCCGGTCTCGAGCCGCCTCATCAACGGCATCGGCGCCAAACCGACCCTCGCGATCGGCGCGGTCGTCACGGGGGCCGGCTACGTGGTCGCCACCGGCCTGATGCAGGCCCCGTGGCAGCTCATGGTCGCCAGCCTCGTCGCGAGTGCCGGTGTCGGGATCGGCTATGCCGCGATGCCGACCCTCATCCTCGACAACGTGCCGGCCCACGAGGCGGGCGCCAGCGTCGGCGTCAACGGCCTGATGCGCTCCGTCGGCACCACGGTCGCCGGGGCCGTCATGGCCGCGATCCTCACCAGCCGCACGATCTCGCTGGGCGGGCACATCATCCCCGACGAGACCGCCTTTCGGATCTGCTTCGTCGTGGGAGCCGGGGCGGCCTTCGCCGGCGCGCTCGTCTGCCTCTTCATCCCGGGGAAGAACGCGGAGCAGGTTGCCGAGCCCAGGAGGGGCATGGTCCTGGCTGACGCCTGA